Proteins encoded within one genomic window of Kibdelosporangium phytohabitans:
- a CDS encoding exodeoxyribonuclease III yields MLIVSSINVNGLRAAARKDNGFSEWLDATAADVVCLQEVRATLDQLPVEVRNPDGWFATHAPAAVKGRAGVAVYSRVEPESVRIGFGAPEFEDSGRYVEIALPDVVVGSVYVPSGDVGTERQLEKERFMDAFLPYLAELREKAAAAGSEVLVAGDWNIAHQQSDLKNWKGNQKASGFLPGERAWLSRIFDEVGYVDVVRALHPAGPGPYTWWSYRGQAFDNDSGWRIDLQITTPGLAARATSAVVERAASYGERWSDHAPVTVAFAG; encoded by the coding sequence CTGTTGATCGTTTCCTCGATAAACGTGAACGGCCTGCGCGCTGCCGCGCGCAAGGACAACGGCTTCTCGGAGTGGCTCGACGCCACCGCGGCGGACGTGGTCTGCCTGCAGGAGGTACGGGCCACGCTGGACCAGTTGCCCGTCGAGGTCCGTAACCCGGACGGGTGGTTCGCGACGCATGCGCCCGCGGCCGTGAAAGGCCGTGCGGGAGTGGCGGTGTACAGCCGCGTCGAGCCCGAGTCGGTGCGGATCGGTTTCGGCGCGCCGGAGTTCGAGGACAGCGGCCGCTACGTCGAAATCGCGCTGCCCGATGTCGTGGTCGGCAGCGTCTACGTACCCAGCGGTGACGTGGGCACTGAGCGGCAGCTGGAGAAGGAACGCTTCATGGACGCGTTCCTGCCGTACCTGGCCGAACTGCGTGAGAAAGCCGCCGCGGCCGGCTCAGAGGTCCTGGTCGCGGGCGACTGGAACATCGCCCACCAGCAGTCGGACCTGAAGAACTGGAAGGGAAACCAGAAGGCGTCCGGGTTCCTGCCCGGGGAACGCGCCTGGCTGTCCCGCATCTTCGACGAGGTCGGCTACGTCGACGTCGTCCGCGCCCTGCACCCGGCGGGCCCCGGCCCGTACACGTGGTGGAGCTACCGCGGTCAGGCCTTCGACAACGACTCGGGCTGGCGCATCGACCTCCAGATCACCACGCCCGGCCTGGCCGCCCGCGCCACGAGCGCCGTCGTCGAACGCGCCGCCAGCTACGGGGAACGCTGGTCGGACCACGCCCCGGTGACGGTCGCGTTCGCCGGGTAG
- a CDS encoding methionine--tRNA ligase has translation MNFYVATSIAYVNAEPHLGYALELVQADALARNRRLRGEQVRFQTGTDDNAFKNVTAARAAGVDVRSFVRGSSARFAALRDPLDLSYADFVSTSTDPRHLAGVERLWRASAERGDFYRKSYTGYYCAGCEAFVTEPYCPEHGTKAETVTEENWFFRLSKYADRILHALEHEIRIEPEARRNEVLSFVRSGLSDISVSRPAARSGGWGIPVPDDPSQVIYVWWDALANYVTSLGDSFDQWWRDGDQVHVIGKGIIRFHAVYWPALLLSAGLPLPKAIFVHEYLTSHGAKISKSSGVRVSPVDLIGAYGVDAVRWWLLREPARLGDTDFTEQRLVDRADSELANGVGNLFNRVRGLSGGSIPDGPAIDLASTVDRALRDFDFRAATGAIVAAVDETNRLIETTKPWERSDTAKTEVLSRLGGACRTIAHELSAFLPSGATRLLDAPKAFPRLADSAKTGTASPPVWT, from the coding sequence GTGAACTTCTACGTCGCCACATCCATCGCGTACGTCAACGCCGAGCCGCACCTCGGATACGCGCTGGAGCTCGTCCAGGCGGACGCCCTCGCCCGCAACCGACGGCTACGCGGTGAGCAGGTCAGATTCCAGACAGGCACGGACGACAACGCGTTCAAGAACGTCACAGCGGCACGCGCGGCCGGAGTCGACGTCCGGTCGTTCGTCCGAGGCAGCTCGGCGCGCTTCGCGGCCCTGCGTGACCCATTGGACCTGTCATATGCCGATTTCGTCAGCACCAGCACGGATCCCCGGCACCTGGCGGGCGTCGAACGCCTGTGGCGCGCCTCCGCTGAACGCGGCGATTTCTACCGCAAGTCCTACACGGGGTACTACTGCGCGGGCTGTGAAGCGTTCGTGACCGAGCCGTACTGCCCCGAGCACGGGACCAAGGCGGAGACCGTCACCGAGGAGAACTGGTTCTTCCGGTTGTCGAAGTACGCCGACCGGATCCTGCACGCGCTGGAGCACGAGATCCGCATCGAGCCGGAGGCACGCCGCAACGAGGTGCTGTCCTTCGTGCGATCCGGGCTGTCCGACATCAGCGTTTCCCGGCCCGCGGCCCGGTCGGGCGGCTGGGGAATCCCCGTGCCGGACGACCCGTCGCAGGTCATCTACGTGTGGTGGGACGCGTTGGCCAACTACGTGACGTCATTGGGCGACTCGTTCGACCAGTGGTGGCGCGACGGCGACCAGGTGCACGTGATCGGCAAGGGCATCATCCGGTTCCACGCGGTCTACTGGCCCGCCTTGCTGTTGTCGGCGGGATTGCCGCTGCCCAAGGCGATCTTCGTGCACGAGTACCTGACCTCGCACGGCGCCAAGATCTCGAAGAGCTCCGGGGTCCGGGTGTCCCCCGTGGACCTGATCGGCGCCTATGGCGTCGACGCGGTGCGCTGGTGGCTGTTGCGCGAACCGGCGAGGCTCGGCGACACGGACTTCACCGAGCAACGGCTGGTCGACCGCGCGGACAGCGAACTGGCCAACGGCGTCGGGAACCTGTTCAACCGGGTCCGTGGCCTCTCCGGCGGATCCATCCCCGACGGCCCGGCCATCGACCTGGCCTCCACAGTGGACCGAGCACTGCGCGACTTCGACTTCCGCGCGGCGACGGGCGCGATCGTAGCGGCTGTCGACGAAACCAACCGTCTCATCGAGACAACGAAACCCTGGGAGCGCTCCGATACGGCGAAAACAGAGGTGCTGAGCCGTCTTGGCGGTGCGTGCCGGACGATCGCGCACGAACTTTCGGCGTTCCTCCCGTCCGGTGCGACGCGATTGCTCGATGCGCCAAAGGCATTCCCCCGTCTGGCGGACAGCGCGAAAACCGGTACGGCATCACCTCCCGTGTGGACATGA
- a CDS encoding SH3 domain-containing protein has translation MATKVLARAREVIVLAPKRTLIVVAVLVGVVILYVLGNDKQKQGGTNNANTPAASSTACRVAVIADVLNVRQSPDVKAQVVGKFQRNAEADAEKVVQNGFRKLSENRWVSNDYVKPLQGRDC, from the coding sequence ATGGCGACGAAAGTTTTGGCCAGGGCGAGAGAGGTGATCGTGTTGGCACCGAAGCGGACACTGATCGTGGTCGCGGTGCTGGTCGGGGTCGTCATCTTGTACGTGCTTGGCAACGACAAACAGAAGCAGGGCGGGACGAACAACGCCAACACCCCGGCGGCGAGTTCGACCGCGTGCCGGGTGGCGGTGATCGCCGACGTCCTCAACGTCCGGCAGAGCCCGGACGTGAAAGCCCAGGTCGTCGGCAAGTTCCAGCGCAACGCCGAGGCGGACGCGGAGAAGGTCGTGCAGAACGGCTTCCGCAAGCTCTCGGAGAACCGCTGGGTGTCCAACGACTACGTCAAGCCGTTGCAGGGCCGCGACTGTTGA
- the trpS gene encoding tryptophan--tRNA ligase, translated as MSSEQSLPRVLSGIQPTADSFHLGNYLGAIRQWVAMQETHDTFYCVVDLHAITVEHDPELLRQRTRVSAAQLLALGIDPDRATLFVQSQVPEHPQLSWVMECMAGFGEASRMTQFKDKSARQALDRVSVGLFTYPVLQAADILLYQANFVPVGEDQRQHLELTRDLAQRFNSRFGRTFTLPEAYIVKDTAKIFDLQDPTAKMSKSVPAGVVELLEDPKKAAKKIRSAVTDTGREIVYDTENKPGVSNLLSIYSALTGKSVADLEKAYDGRGYGDLKKDLGEVVVDFITPVQASVRSYLDDPAELDKLLAKGAERARAVAAKTLAQTYERVGFLAG; from the coding sequence GTGTCCAGCGAGCAGAGTCTTCCTCGGGTGTTGTCCGGTATCCAGCCGACCGCTGACTCCTTCCACCTCGGCAACTACCTCGGTGCCATCCGGCAGTGGGTGGCCATGCAGGAGACTCACGACACCTTCTACTGCGTCGTCGACCTGCACGCGATCACCGTCGAGCACGATCCCGAGTTGCTGCGGCAGCGGACCAGGGTTTCCGCCGCGCAGTTGCTCGCGCTCGGCATCGATCCGGACCGGGCCACTTTGTTCGTGCAGAGCCAGGTTCCCGAGCACCCGCAGCTTTCCTGGGTCATGGAGTGCATGGCCGGGTTCGGTGAGGCCAGCCGGATGACCCAGTTCAAGGACAAGTCCGCACGCCAGGCTCTCGACCGGGTCAGCGTCGGCCTGTTCACGTACCCCGTCCTCCAGGCCGCCGACATCCTGCTCTACCAGGCGAACTTCGTCCCGGTCGGCGAGGACCAGCGGCAGCACCTCGAGCTCACGCGGGATCTGGCTCAGCGGTTCAACTCGCGGTTCGGCAGGACCTTCACGCTCCCCGAGGCCTACATCGTCAAGGACACCGCGAAGATCTTCGATCTCCAGGACCCCACCGCCAAGATGAGCAAGTCTGTTCCCGCCGGTGTCGTCGAGTTGCTCGAGGACCCCAAGAAGGCCGCGAAGAAGATCCGTTCCGCTGTCACCGACACCGGCCGCGAGATCGTCTACGACACCGAGAACAAGCCGGGCGTCAGCAACCTCCTGTCCATCTACTCCGCGCTCACCGGCAAGTCCGTCGCCGATCTGGAGAAGGCGTACGACGGCCGGGGCTACGGCGACCTGAAGAAGGACCTCGGTGAGGTCGTCGTCGACTTCATCACCCCTGTCCAGGCTTCGGTCCGCTCCTACCTCGACGACCCCGCCGAGTTGGACAAGTTGCTGGCGAAGGGTGCCGAGCGGGCTCGCGCCGTCGCCGCCAAGACGCTGGCGCAGACCTACGAAAGGGTGGGTTTTCTCGCCGGGTGA
- the yhjD gene encoding inner membrane protein YhjD, translating into MGKLDDYRRKWPWLDHLIRAGDAFSERYGNQFAAAITYFSVLSLFPLLMIAFAVAGFVLQAQPELLTELKNSISEAVPGSLGSTINEVVTTALNSKSTVGVIGLLAALYSGIGWMSNLRDALTAQWGQKGGQQPLIPTLFKDLVALLSLGVALVISFGLTAAGTGLANLLLKLVGLEEAGWARVLLFIATLALSIIANWLVFLWVLTRLPREKVDVRSAVKGALAAAVGFEILKQIGAIYLTTVTNSPTGALFGPVIGLLVFANLVARFLLFITAWTATAKVSDRPDNAQSTQSAQDQSPQEPPQGQPDGRSAAESARSGTQGS; encoded by the coding sequence GTGGGCAAGCTGGATGATTACCGCAGGAAGTGGCCGTGGCTCGACCACTTGATCCGGGCGGGCGACGCGTTTTCCGAGCGGTACGGCAACCAGTTCGCGGCGGCCATCACGTACTTCAGTGTGCTGTCGCTGTTTCCGCTGCTCATGATCGCTTTCGCGGTCGCCGGGTTCGTGTTGCAGGCCCAGCCGGAGCTGTTGACCGAGCTCAAGAACAGCATCAGCGAGGCTGTCCCCGGCAGTCTCGGCAGCACCATCAACGAGGTGGTCACCACCGCTCTGAACTCCAAGAGCACGGTCGGTGTCATCGGTTTGCTCGCTGCCCTCTACTCCGGCATCGGCTGGATGAGCAACCTGCGGGACGCGCTCACCGCGCAGTGGGGCCAGAAAGGCGGCCAGCAGCCGCTGATCCCCACCCTGTTCAAGGACTTGGTCGCGCTGCTCAGCCTCGGTGTCGCGCTCGTCATCTCCTTCGGCCTCACCGCCGCGGGCACCGGGCTGGCGAACCTGCTGCTCAAGCTCGTCGGCCTGGAAGAGGCGGGCTGGGCGAGGGTCCTGCTGTTCATCGCCACCCTGGCGTTGTCGATCATCGCGAACTGGCTGGTGTTCCTCTGGGTGCTCACGCGGCTTCCCCGGGAGAAGGTCGACGTCCGCAGCGCTGTCAAGGGCGCGCTCGCAGCCGCGGTCGGCTTCGAGATCCTCAAGCAGATCGGTGCGATCTACCTGACCACCGTCACCAACTCACCGACCGGCGCGCTTTTCGGCCCTGTCATCGGTCTTCTGGTGTTCGCCAACCTCGTCGCGCGCTTCCTGCTGTTCATCACCGCGTGGACGGCAACGGCCAAAGTCAGCGATCGTCCCGATAACGCTCAATCCACACAGTCTGCTCAGGATCAGTCTCCTCAGGAACCCCCGCAGGGGCAGCCTGACGGGCGTAGCGCAGCCGAATCCGCCAGATCAGGAACCCAAGGATCGTGA
- a CDS encoding D-alanyl-D-alanine carboxypeptidase family protein — translation MPERARQLARLLNLSLSMAAVVTFAAAPVVNAQSTTTSTPKPGTSSGKNTPKPGSSSGSKQPDKPTDGEQATSCTAKAVPPPANEGNGDQLPPLDLPKEPVGGAEMGSCGAVLPKGANFPPDGITADSWLIADQDTGDVLAGFAPHARQRPAGTVKVLLTMVAIKEIAPDQVIVGTKEDTRQTGTRVGIVADGKYAAKDLIRALIVTPAADAANALARELGGPDVAAQKMNDLARGLNALDTRVVNPNGNDVPGQSTSAFDTALIYREAMRIPEFAEATGSKKVQIKPQGARNTAITRTNDNKLLDSYKSATGGKAGTTSAAKNVFVGSAERDGKKLIVTVMRSDQQPFEQAESLLEYGFTLAAARSKSVGKLAGASEPPQTSRTADTPSSDEEETSKQASSAAVHRSAFGTFGLPITLLAGAVVLVGLLMTAKRKMARAKRLRSQTR, via the coding sequence GTGCCTGAACGAGCTCGGCAACTGGCCCGCCTACTGAACCTGAGCCTGAGCATGGCCGCTGTCGTGACGTTCGCGGCCGCGCCGGTGGTGAACGCTCAATCGACCACAACGAGCACCCCTAAGCCGGGGACGTCGTCCGGCAAGAACACCCCCAAGCCCGGCAGCTCGTCGGGCAGCAAGCAGCCGGACAAGCCCACGGACGGCGAGCAGGCGACCAGCTGCACGGCCAAGGCCGTCCCGCCGCCGGCCAACGAGGGCAACGGCGACCAGCTACCGCCGTTGGACCTGCCCAAGGAGCCCGTCGGCGGCGCGGAGATGGGCAGCTGCGGAGCGGTGCTGCCCAAGGGCGCGAACTTCCCGCCAGACGGCATCACGGCCGACTCGTGGCTGATCGCCGACCAGGACACCGGCGACGTGCTCGCCGGGTTCGCGCCGCACGCGCGTCAGCGCCCGGCAGGCACGGTCAAGGTTCTGCTGACCATGGTCGCGATCAAGGAGATCGCCCCGGACCAGGTGATCGTCGGGACCAAGGAGGACACCCGGCAGACGGGTACCCGGGTCGGCATCGTCGCGGACGGCAAGTACGCCGCCAAGGACCTGATCCGCGCGCTGATCGTCACCCCCGCCGCGGACGCGGCCAACGCGCTGGCCCGTGAACTGGGCGGCCCGGACGTCGCCGCGCAGAAGATGAACGACCTCGCCCGCGGGCTGAACGCGCTCGACACCCGGGTGGTCAACCCGAACGGCAACGACGTGCCCGGTCAGAGCACGTCGGCGTTCGACACGGCGCTGATCTACCGCGAAGCGATGCGCATCCCCGAGTTCGCCGAGGCGACCGGGTCGAAGAAGGTGCAGATCAAGCCGCAGGGTGCCCGCAACACCGCGATCACCCGGACCAACGACAACAAGCTGCTCGACAGCTACAAGAGCGCGACCGGCGGCAAAGCCGGTACCACCAGCGCGGCCAAGAACGTCTTCGTCGGCAGCGCCGAGCGGGACGGCAAGAAGCTGATCGTCACCGTGATGCGTTCCGACCAGCAGCCGTTCGAGCAGGCCGAGTCGCTGCTGGAGTACGGCTTCACGCTGGCCGCGGCGCGGTCGAAGTCCGTCGGCAAACTGGCCGGTGCCAGCGAACCGCCGCAGACCAGCCGGACCGCGGACACGCCGAGCAGCGACGAGGAGGAGACGAGCAAGCAGGCCAGCTCCGCCGCGGTGCACCGGTCGGCGTTCGGCACGTTCGGGCTGCCGATCACGCTCCTCGCCGGTGCCGTCGTGCTGGTCGGCCTGTTGATGACCGCGAAACGCAAGATGGCCCGTGCCAAGCGGTTGCGCTCGCAGACCCGCTGA
- a CDS encoding bifunctional FO biosynthesis protein CofGH has product MMTPPEPRPSDAAMRRALRRASDGSTLDLTEATVLLHARGEQLDELMAAASRVRDAHLRAEGREGIVTYSGSVFIPLTRLCRDRCHYCTFATVPHRLPAAFLERDEVLEIARQGAAAGCKEALFTLGDRPEERWPAARKWLEERGFESTLDYVRASAVAVLEETGLLPHLNPGVLSWEELSRLRPVAASMGMMLETTAHRLWSEPGGPHYGSPDKEPAVRLRVLTDAGRVAVPFTTGILVGIGETLTERADSLLAIRGIARQYGHIQEIIVQNFRAKPDTAMRGMPDADLHELAATVAVGRLLMPPGVSVQAPPNLVGAEFQLLLKAGIDDWGGVSPVTPDHVNPERPWPALDSLREQTSQAGFELHERLPVYPRFLKGAPGQWTDIRIADHISAVSTSGGLASDVKPAGLPWQEPDGGLETVGRADLNTTIDTTGRTRDRRGDFDSVYGDWEELRKQLPKAPERLAADVKAGLRLAETSPGALLDKENADVALALITADGDALETLVRLADDARKDAVGDDITYVVNRNINFSNVCYVGCRFCAFAQRERDADAFRLSVEEAADRAEEAWNDGATEVCMQGGIDPKLPVTYYADLVRAIKRRVPGMHVHAFSPMEIVSAASKAGVSVREWLTDLRDAGLDTIPGTAAEILDDDVRWVLTKGKLPASTWIDVVSTAHSLGIRSSSTMMYGHVDHPGHWLGHLRTLARLQDDTGGLTEFVALPFVHRNAPIYLAGVARPGPSRRDNRAVHAMARLGLHGRIPNIQCSWVKLGEEGTAEILRGGANDVGGTLMEETISRMAGSEHGSARTVRQLEQLATLAGRPARQRTTTYGSVTAAAR; this is encoded by the coding sequence ATGATGACCCCGCCTGAGCCCCGTCCCAGCGACGCGGCGATGCGGCGGGCGTTGCGCAGGGCGAGCGACGGTTCCACGTTGGACCTCACCGAGGCCACGGTGTTGTTGCACGCGCGCGGTGAGCAGCTCGACGAGCTGATGGCCGCGGCGTCCCGGGTCCGGGACGCACACCTGCGGGCCGAGGGCCGCGAGGGGATCGTCACCTACAGCGGCAGCGTCTTCATTCCACTCACCCGGCTTTGTCGTGATCGTTGTCACTACTGCACGTTCGCGACCGTCCCGCACCGGTTGCCGGCCGCCTTCCTCGAGCGTGACGAAGTTCTCGAAATCGCTCGGCAGGGCGCGGCGGCCGGCTGCAAGGAAGCGCTCTTCACGCTCGGCGACCGGCCGGAAGAGCGGTGGCCCGCGGCGCGGAAATGGCTGGAAGAGCGCGGTTTCGAGTCTACTTTGGACTACGTGCGCGCCTCGGCCGTCGCGGTGCTCGAGGAGACCGGTCTGCTGCCGCACCTCAACCCCGGCGTGCTGTCGTGGGAAGAGCTGTCCCGGTTGCGACCCGTGGCGGCCAGTATGGGCATGATGTTGGAAACCACGGCCCACAGGCTGTGGAGTGAACCGGGCGGCCCGCACTATGGCAGCCCGGACAAGGAACCGGCGGTCCGGCTGCGCGTGCTCACAGACGCGGGCCGGGTCGCTGTGCCTTTCACGACCGGCATCCTGGTCGGCATCGGCGAGACGCTCACCGAGCGCGCCGACTCGCTGCTCGCCATCCGCGGCATCGCCCGGCAGTACGGGCACATCCAGGAGATCATCGTCCAGAACTTCCGCGCCAAGCCGGACACGGCGATGCGCGGCATGCCTGACGCCGACCTGCACGAACTGGCCGCGACCGTGGCCGTCGGCCGGTTGCTGATGCCGCCGGGCGTGAGCGTGCAGGCCCCGCCGAACCTGGTCGGCGCCGAGTTCCAGCTGCTGCTCAAGGCGGGCATCGACGACTGGGGCGGCGTTTCGCCCGTCACGCCTGACCACGTGAACCCGGAACGGCCGTGGCCCGCGCTCGACTCGTTGCGTGAGCAGACCTCGCAGGCAGGCTTCGAGCTGCACGAGCGCCTGCCCGTCTACCCGCGTTTCCTCAAGGGCGCGCCCGGTCAGTGGACGGACATCCGCATCGCGGACCACATCTCGGCCGTCTCGACGTCCGGCGGCCTCGCGTCGGACGTGAAACCGGCCGGTCTGCCGTGGCAGGAGCCGGACGGCGGACTGGAGACGGTCGGCCGCGCGGACCTGAACACGACGATCGACACGACGGGCCGCACGCGAGACCGGCGCGGCGACTTCGACTCCGTCTACGGCGACTGGGAGGAGCTGCGCAAGCAGTTGCCCAAGGCACCCGAACGGCTGGCGGCCGACGTCAAAGCGGGCCTGCGGCTCGCGGAGACCAGCCCGGGCGCCCTGCTGGACAAGGAGAACGCCGACGTCGCGCTGGCGCTGATCACCGCTGACGGCGACGCGCTGGAGACGTTGGTGCGCCTGGCCGACGACGCCCGCAAGGACGCCGTCGGCGACGACATCACGTACGTCGTCAACCGCAACATCAACTTCTCGAACGTCTGCTACGTCGGCTGCCGGTTCTGCGCTTTCGCGCAGCGCGAGCGTGACGCGGACGCGTTCCGGCTGTCGGTGGAGGAAGCCGCGGACCGCGCTGAGGAAGCGTGGAACGACGGCGCCACCGAGGTCTGCATGCAGGGCGGTATCGACCCCAAGCTGCCGGTCACGTACTACGCTGACCTCGTGCGGGCGATCAAGAGGCGCGTGCCGGGCATGCACGTGCACGCCTTCAGCCCGATGGAGATCGTCAGCGCGGCGTCGAAAGCGGGCGTGAGCGTCCGCGAGTGGCTGACGGATCTGCGCGACGCGGGACTGGACACCATCCCGGGCACAGCGGCGGAGATCCTCGACGACGACGTGCGCTGGGTGCTCACCAAGGGCAAGCTGCCCGCGTCCACGTGGATCGACGTCGTGTCGACAGCGCACTCGCTGGGCATCAGGTCGTCGTCGACGATGATGTACGGCCACGTCGACCACCCGGGCCACTGGCTGGGACACCTGCGCACGCTGGCCCGTCTGCAGGACGACACAGGCGGGCTCACGGAGTTCGTGGCGCTGCCGTTCGTGCACCGCAACGCCCCGATCTACCTGGCCGGTGTCGCCCGCCCAGGCCCGTCACGCCGCGACAACCGTGCGGTACACGCGATGGCGCGACTGGGCCTGCACGGCCGTATCCCGAACATCCAGTGCTCGTGGGTGAAACTCGGCGAGGAAGGGACAGCGGAGATCCTCCGCGGCGGCGCGAACGACGTCGGCGGCACGTTGATGGAGGAGACCATCAGCCGGATGGCCGGATCGGAGCACGGCTCGGCGCGCACGGTCCGTCAGTTGGAGCAACTGGCCACCTTGGCCGGTCGTCCCGCACGCCAGCGCACGACTACGTACGGCTCGGTAACGGCTGCGGCACGTTAG
- a CDS encoding immune inhibitor A domain-containing protein, producing the protein MHRRSSAGLALLALVGLGVSALSAPAVAAPSAPPSGVEYAPGEHDLPNKFEEKRRALRQEALAEVLSGQAKVEKRGASTVAKVGDKPAEAARGAAKGQRVDQYVELGREKTDKIFVVLAEFGNKRDPRYPDVDTAPSVPGPTKFDGPLRNEIPAPNRAVDNSTIWQPDYSREHYQQMYFGQGAGVESLKTFYEKQSSGRYSVDGTVTDWVKVDYNEARYGRSNGFPCAGNVCNNTWDLVRDSLNKWAEGRVAAGATNEQIREELKSYDTWDRYDFDSDGDFNEPDGYLDHFQIVHSGGDQSDGDPIQGEDAIWSHRWYAYSNAPDGPSGNKRGGTQIGSTGLWVGDYTIQPENGGLGVFAHEYGHDLGLPDHYDTEGPGGGQENGVNWWSLMGQSRVSAPGEAIGTRAADLSAWDKLQLGWLDYEVVVAGQDRRVDLGPHEYNSEKAQGVVVVLPDKQKTTEYGKPFAGTKMYWSGKGDNVDSNIVRDVDLTGKTSATLTLKSRYDIEEDFDYLYVQASTDGGATWTSLDGTVNGAPFKKDGSNAPALTGTQASWADVSVPLTSLAGKQAKLRFRYVTDGGVAPDGFFADDIKITADGAVVFSDGAEGAPAGWTLNGFKQTTGTETAAFDHFYIATNRTYASFDKYMQTGPYNFGDPARPDWVEHFPYQDGLLVSYWDTSQADNNTSAHPGEGLILPIDANPEPIYNLQGQPWRPRIAGYDAPFSLQKSDSFTLLANGRPSYVRGKAAQPLFDDTKPYWSSGQPTAGVKLPAAGVKIKVQSQHGTSMTVRVFK; encoded by the coding sequence GTGCATCGAAGAAGTTCTGCCGGCCTGGCGCTGTTAGCGCTGGTCGGTCTGGGCGTCAGCGCCTTATCGGCGCCCGCCGTGGCCGCGCCCAGCGCGCCACCGTCCGGGGTCGAGTACGCGCCGGGCGAGCACGATCTGCCGAACAAGTTCGAGGAGAAGCGCAGGGCGCTGCGCCAGGAAGCCCTCGCCGAGGTGCTGTCCGGCCAGGCCAAGGTGGAGAAGCGCGGCGCGAGCACGGTCGCCAAGGTCGGCGACAAGCCCGCCGAGGCCGCCCGCGGCGCGGCCAAGGGCCAGCGCGTCGACCAGTACGTCGAGCTCGGACGGGAGAAGACCGACAAGATCTTCGTCGTCCTCGCGGAGTTCGGCAACAAGCGCGACCCGCGTTACCCCGACGTGGACACCGCGCCCAGCGTGCCGGGACCGACGAAGTTCGACGGTCCGCTGCGCAACGAGATCCCGGCGCCCAACCGTGCGGTCGACAACAGCACCATCTGGCAGCCGGACTACTCCCGTGAGCACTACCAGCAGATGTACTTCGGCCAAGGCGCCGGGGTCGAGTCGCTGAAGACGTTCTACGAGAAGCAGTCATCCGGCCGCTACTCGGTCGACGGCACCGTCACCGACTGGGTCAAGGTCGACTACAACGAAGCGCGCTACGGCCGCTCCAACGGTTTCCCGTGCGCGGGCAACGTCTGCAACAACACCTGGGACCTGGTCCGCGACTCGCTCAACAAGTGGGCCGAGGGCCGCGTCGCCGCCGGTGCGACCAACGAGCAGATCCGCGAGGAGCTCAAGTCCTACGACACGTGGGACCGCTACGACTTCGACAGCGACGGCGACTTCAACGAGCCGGACGGCTACCTCGACCACTTCCAGATCGTGCACTCGGGCGGCGACCAGTCCGATGGTGACCCGATCCAGGGCGAGGACGCGATCTGGAGCCACCGCTGGTACGCGTACTCCAACGCGCCTGACGGCCCCTCGGGCAACAAGCGCGGCGGCACCCAGATCGGCTCGACCGGCCTGTGGGTCGGCGACTACACCATCCAGCCCGAGAACGGCGGCCTCGGCGTGTTCGCGCACGAGTACGGCCACGACCTCGGCCTGCCGGACCACTACGACACCGAAGGCCCGGGCGGCGGGCAGGAGAACGGCGTCAACTGGTGGTCGCTGATGGGCCAGAGCCGCGTGTCGGCGCCGGGCGAGGCGATCGGTACGCGCGCGGCCGACCTGTCCGCGTGGGACAAGCTGCAACTGGGCTGGCTCGACTACGAGGTCGTGGTGGCCGGCCAGGACCGCCGGGTCGACCTCGGCCCGCACGAGTACAACAGCGAGAAAGCCCAAGGCGTCGTGGTGGTGCTGCCCGACAAGCAGAAGACCACCGAGTACGGCAAGCCGTTCGCCGGGACGAAGATGTACTGGAGCGGCAAGGGCGACAACGTCGACAGCAACATCGTCAGGGACGTCGACCTGACCGGCAAGACGTCGGCGACGCTGACCTTGAAGTCCCGTTACGACATCGAAGAGGACTTCGACTACCTGTACGTCCAGGCCTCGACGGACGGCGGCGCGACGTGGACCTCGCTCGACGGCACCGTCAACGGTGCCCCGTTCAAGAAGGACGGCTCGAACGCCCCGGCGCTGACCGGGACGCAGGCGAGCTGGGCCGACGTGTCCGTGCCGCTGACCTCGCTGGCAGGCAAGCAGGCCAAGCTGCGCTTCCGATACGTGACCGACGGTGGTGTGGCGCCGGACGGCTTCTTCGCCGACGACATCAAGATCACCGCTGACGGCGCGGTCGTGTTCAGCGACGGTGCCGAGGGCGCGCCCGCCGGCTGGACCCTCAACGGGTTCAAGCAGACCACGGGCACGGAGACGGCCGCGTTCGACCACTTCTACATCGCGACCAACCGCACGTACGCGTCGTTCGACAAGTACATGCAGACGGGCCCGTACAACTTCGGTGACCCGGCTCGCCCGGACTGGGTGGAGCACTTCCCGTACCAGGACGGTCTCCTGGTGTCCTACTGGGACACCTCGCAGGCGGACAACAACACCAGCGCCCACCCGGGTGAGGGCCTGATCCTGCCGATCGACGCGAACCCCGAGCCGATCTACAACCTGCAGGGCCAGCCGTGGCGTCCGCGCATCGCGGGCTACGACGCGCCGTTCTCGTTGCAGAAGTCGGACTCGTTCACGTTGCTCGCCAACGGACGGCCCAGCTACGTCCGCGGCAAGGCGGCCCAGCCGCTGTTCGACGACACCAAGCCGTACTGGTCCTCGGGCCAGCCGACCGCGGGCGTGAAGCTGCCCGCGGCCGGGGTGAAGATCAAGGTGCAGTCGCAGCACGGCACTTCGATGACGGTCCGCGTCTTCAAGTAG